The Alkalihalobacillus sp. TS-13 genomic interval AAGCGTTGCATAATAATTTTCTACTCTAGTCAAATTTTCATTTATACTATTTATTACCACTCATCCAATCAGCCGCTTTCCCTGCGAACAAGAGTAAGATTATTCCCAGTACAATTCCATAGATTGGCGCATATTTGTATATACTTCTTAACCCCACTCCCGCAGAGATGAAAAATAAACTCAAAATAACTAATAGTGTAGGAACTATTATAGGAAGTCGCATCAACATATCTCCTCTGCAAGGTTTAATTTTTTTCTGTTGAAACATAACAAGGTCAGTAATCAACTACTATTTTCCATAAAATTGCCATTGTTCTATTGAATGTTAGTGATTCGTTTACATTGTCAATTGGATAACAAGTGGTATTGTAATCAGACTTACGACTGTTGTTACTAATGTTGCGGTTGAAACATTTTGCGGTTCAGTCTGAAACTGGATTGCAATCATGGTCGTATTTGCTGCAGTAGGTGTAGCAGCCATAATGATCATGATTTGCTTAGTCATCTCATCCAGAGGCATCTGCCACACGAACAGTGCTGCAATAATAGGCGCACCAATAAGTTTTAAAGTTAATGCCGTAGAAAGTTTTTTCCAATCCACTTCTTTGACTCTTATATTCGCAAGCTGCATGCCTAGCGTAATCATGATGACAGGAATAGCTGCATCAGCGATAAAATCGACGCCCTCCATTATACCTTTATCCAGTGGGATACGAAGATATTGGAAAGCAAGACCGATCATAGCTCCATAGACCATCGGCATTCTTTTTATAGATTTGAGAGCCGCTGATACGCCGCCGCCCTCTGGACTCCCTTTTGCGGCATAATAGACTCCGAGCGTACTCATCAATAATTGTTGGATTACCATTAAAATGATAGCTGTTTCCATTCCTGCTGCCCCAAACAAAAAGAAAATGAGGGGAGTACCATAATTCCCGTTATTCATGAATGCTGAAGCTAAAATCAAACCACTACGTTCCGGTTCACTATATCCATATACTTTTGATAGAACACTTACCATTACAATGATAACTGTGCACAATCCAATCATATAGAGTGCTAAATATCCATAAGAAGTATTTATAGGCTGCTCATAAAAAGTGCGGAAAACCAGAAAAGGAACCATTACATAGATTGCAAGTTTAGATAGGATATTTGTATCCAGTTTCAATAATCGCTGTGCAAAATACCCTACCCCAAACACGAAAAATATAGGCAGCATAATACTTATTATGGACATGGTTCATTCTCCTTATCACAACGCTATAAATTAAAGACCACAATCCGTTCCTCTGTCATTTCTTCGATGGCATATTTCGGCCCCTCTTTTCCACTTCCGCTTTTCTTAACGCCACCATATGGCATATGATCCACACGATAACCGGAAGTATCATTGATGATAAGGCCACCCACCTCTATCTGATTTGCCGCTTTCATCGCGAATGCAAGGTCATTCGTAAACAATCCGGCTTGGAGGCCATATTCTGAATCATTGACCCGAGCAATCACATCATCTACATCATTATAAGTCGAAACGGCTACGACCGGTCCAAATACTTCTTCTCTACACACCTTCATATCATCGTTCACATTTGAAAGAATAGTAGGTTCATAAGATACACCATTTCGTTTTCCACCTGTTTCAACATTTGCCCCTTCTTTAATAGCTTCGTTGACCCAATTTTCTACTCTCACAGCCTCTTTTTCAGCAATCATCGGACCAATATTCGTAGCTTCATTTTTTGGGTCCCCTACTACAAATGAATTTGTTACGTCTTTCATTTTGTTCAGGAAGGATTGATAAATTTCTTCATGAACGTATACTCGCTGAACAGAAATACATACCTGTCCCGCATTGTTGAAACTTTTCTGAGCAACCAGAGTAGCAGATTGTTCAATATCAGCATCCTTATGGACGATGGTCGCCGAGTTATTTCCTAATTCTAAGGATACCTTCCGTAGTCCCGCTTTTTCTTTAATCAGTCGACCAATTTTCGGGCTTCCTGTAAACGTAAACATATCAACGTCATCATTCCCAAGAAGCCAGTTTCCGATCTTCGGACCTGCTCCTGTCACAACATTCAATCGGCCGACAGGTAAGCCTGCTTTTTCGAATATTTCGGATAACACAATCGCAGACACAGGGGTAACTTCAGCTGGTTTTAATACAACACTGTTCCCCGCAGCTAACGCAGGGCCAACCTTATGGCAAACTAGATTCAATGGGACGTTGAAAGGGGTGATCGCTGCCACTACGCCAACCGGTACTCGTCTTGTAAAAGCTTGTCGATTTTCCGATCCAGGCGCGGATTCAACAGGAACACCCTCTCCATGGATCCGCTTTGCCTCTTCTGCTGAAATTTCTAATGTCAGGGCTGCACGTTCCACCTCGCCTCTTGACTCGGAAATCGGCTTTCCCACTTCTTCAGCAAGGATTGTTGCTAACTCCTCGAGACGTTCTCTTAGGCCTTCAGCTGCATTTTTTAATACGGCATATCGCTCATATGGATGAAAGGATTTCGTAATGGCTTGTTTTGCTGCTGTCACCGCATCCCGGACATCTTGCTCTTCTGCAACAGAAATTTTTGCAATTACTTGTTGTGTATATTTGTTTAACACATCGGAAGTTGTTCGTTTCACGCGCCATTGCCCATCAATGAATAAACCCAGATTTTCAATTGAAACTGTTGTGGTCATACAAAACATACCTCCCTATAGATTATAACGTCATTACCTTTTTGGCCGATAAAAGCACTTGCGCTTTTTCCTGGCTTCCGAACACTCGAATCTTTTCCTGAACCTTTTCTTTCATCCGTCGTTTCCCATTGCCTAACGAATTGGCGAGTACAAAGTCTTCCCTATTTTCATCGAAAATTTCCTGAATTCCTCTTGTAAATGCCTGTCGAAGTTCTGTATCCACATTAATTTTGGCAACACCGAAAGAGATTGCTTTTTTGACCTGATCATCCGGAACATCAGACCCTCCATGAAGGACGATAGGGCGTTCTACGGCTTCGGAAATTTTCTGAAGTCTCTCAAACCGCAGATTTGGTGTTTGCTTATAAATACCATGAGCAGTTCCAATCGAAACAGCCAGGTAATCAACTCCTGTTGCTTCAACAAATGCGGCTGCTTCCTCTGTTGTTGTAATGAAAGCATCCTTTTCATCTACTGTTATATCGTCTTCAGTACCACCGATTTTTCCAATCTCCCCTTCACTTCCAATTCCAAGCGACCTTGCTATATCCACGACCTTTTTGGTTGTTGAAACATTCTGCTCAAATGAAAGTCCTGAACCATCGAACATCACCGATTGAAACCCTAATTGAATCGCTTGCATCGTTTGTTGGAATTGACGGCTATGATCAAGGTGAATGGCAACAGGAATAGAGTAATCCTTTGCAAAGCTTTCGATCAGAACCATCATGGGCTCAAGACCGATATTTTGAATGACTTTTTGCCCCACCTGGATCATGATTGGTGATTGTTCTTCTTCAGCAGCTTCCAAAATCGCTTGGATGGTTTCGGCATTATGTGCACTGAACGCACCAACTCCATAACCGTTTTGAAGAGCATGCTCTAACATTTCCTTCCCATTAATAAATGGCATTTGTTTCTCCTTTCTACCTATCCAGTTCAATATTATAGTGATACTTGTCGCTTCGGTATTTGGTTTTTGTGTATTCAATGGGATGATCATTTACACCAAGACTTAACCGTGTCATTTCTAACAGAGCTTCACCTGGGCGGATCCCTAAAGAATCAGCTTCATTGATCGTTGCATTGATGGCTGTGATTTTTTCGTTCGCACTTTTTAAATAATAATTATATTGTTCGAGTACTTCATAATATCTCGCTTGGTTCAAATCACATTTGATTAAAATGTCGCCTATTTCCTTTGGCCAGCATGTACGCTCAAGTGCAATAGGAATCTCGTCAGCAAAACGTATCCGTTCAACTAAAAGAACTGGTTCGCCTTCTTTCACTTTAAGCATATCCATTTCATGATAGAGATCTTCTTTAAATTCTGCTCTTAAAAGTTTCGAGTGTGGAATTTGGCCTCTTTCTACCACTTCCTCCGCAAACCCCCGAAGTCTACCCAAATTTCCAACAAGACGTTGTGATTTGACAATGGTACCCCGCCCCTGCTTTTTTTCAAGTAAACCATTTTGTACGAGAATGGAAATAGCCTGCCTGATCGTTGTACGACTCACATCAAATTCTTTAATCAGTTCTTGTTCAGTGGGAATAAGGGTGTTTGGTTTCCATGCGCCATTTTGAATACGCTTGATCAGAACATCTTTAACTTGTAAATAGAGTGCTCCGCTGTTTGGGTTAAATTTGTTGGTCGACATATAAGTCTCTCCTTTGGATCGGTGGAGGATAGGTAGGTAATTCATCGCCTACAAGAGGGCGTAGCCATTTGTAGTAGCGTTCACGATTATCGATAAAGTCCGCAGGCATCACTCTTTCGCCTGCTTTTACCACATCCTCCAACTGGACTGGTTTCATATCTACATTATAACGAACATCGTCATCTCTTTGTATGGAAACCATCATTCCAGTCCAGCCTTCTTTAACCCACTTTCCTCCTGTGATTCCTGTAAGAAAAGACTCATACTGGTCTAAGCTTGATACAGATTGTGAGCTACTCCTTTGATTGATGCCTAAAAGCTCTGAACGGACCGTTACATTCAACTCTTTTTTTATGAAGGTTTCTACTTCTTCTGAAATACCTCCCAGGATAGGACGACCTTTGACTTTCTCTCGTTTAACTTGAACGCCGTCGCACCAACTGACCCCTTCACTGACAACTACGGTTGCACATCCATACTTGCGAACTGCTTCTTCTACAGAGCTTAGCAATTCAAGTTGTTTCAACGGGCGCTCTGGCAGGGCAATAAAGTGGGGACCTTCCTCTTCAAAGGTTTTTAATAATCCGCTTGCTGCTGCAAGCCACCCTGCATTCCTTCCCATCGTCTCCAGAATACGTACCTGTTCAAAGTTTTGCATGGCATGAAGATCACGACTGATATCTCTTGTTGCCTGAGCCACGTACCTTGCAGAGCTTCCAAACCCAGGTGCATGATCCGTACAACCTATATCATTGTCCACTGTCTTCGGAAGCCCAATCACTTGTAAGCCATAACCCATATCTTCAGCGGCTTTCTCAACTTTGTACAATGCCTCCATCGTGCCATTGCCTCCGATGAAAACAAGAATTTCAATCGAATGTCGACGAAGGTTCCCTACAGCTTTTTCTATATTTTCATCAGTGAACGGATACCTCCCTGA includes:
- a CDS encoding AEC family transporter — encoded protein: MSIISIMLPIFFVFGVGYFAQRLLKLDTNILSKLAIYVMVPFLVFRTFYEQPINTSYGYLALYMIGLCTVIIVMVSVLSKVYGYSEPERSGLILASAFMNNGNYGTPLIFFLFGAAGMETAIILMVIQQLLMSTLGVYYAAKGSPEGGGVSAALKSIKRMPMVYGAMIGLAFQYLRIPLDKGIMEGVDFIADAAIPVIMITLGMQLANIRVKEVDWKKLSTALTLKLIGAPIIAALFVWQMPLDEMTKQIMIIMAATPTAANTTMIAIQFQTEPQNVSTATLVTTVVSLITIPLVIQLTM
- a CDS encoding aldehyde dehydrogenase family protein, translated to MTTTVSIENLGLFIDGQWRVKRTTSDVLNKYTQQVIAKISVAEEQDVRDAVTAAKQAITKSFHPYERYAVLKNAAEGLRERLEELATILAEEVGKPISESRGEVERAALTLEISAEEAKRIHGEGVPVESAPGSENRQAFTRRVPVGVVAAITPFNVPLNLVCHKVGPALAAGNSVVLKPAEVTPVSAIVLSEIFEKAGLPVGRLNVVTGAGPKIGNWLLGNDDVDMFTFTGSPKIGRLIKEKAGLRKVSLELGNNSATIVHKDADIEQSATLVAQKSFNNAGQVCISVQRVYVHEEIYQSFLNKMKDVTNSFVVGDPKNEATNIGPMIAEKEAVRVENWVNEAIKEGANVETGGKRNGVSYEPTILSNVNDDMKVCREEVFGPVVAVSTYNDVDDVIARVNDSEYGLQAGLFTNDLAFAMKAANQIEVGGLIINDTSGYRVDHMPYGGVKKSGSGKEGPKYAIEEMTEERIVVFNL
- a CDS encoding class II fructose-bisphosphate aldolase; protein product: MPFINGKEMLEHALQNGYGVGAFSAHNAETIQAILEAAEEEQSPIMIQVGQKVIQNIGLEPMMVLIESFAKDYSIPVAIHLDHSRQFQQTMQAIQLGFQSVMFDGSGLSFEQNVSTTKKVVDIARSLGIGSEGEIGKIGGTEDDITVDEKDAFITTTEEAAAFVEATGVDYLAVSIGTAHGIYKQTPNLRFERLQKISEAVERPIVLHGGSDVPDDQVKKAISFGVAKINVDTELRQAFTRGIQEIFDENREDFVLANSLGNGKRRMKEKVQEKIRVFGSQEKAQVLLSAKKVMTL
- a CDS encoding GntR family transcriptional regulator codes for the protein MSTNKFNPNSGALYLQVKDVLIKRIQNGAWKPNTLIPTEQELIKEFDVSRTTIRQAISILVQNGLLEKKQGRGTIVKSQRLVGNLGRLRGFAEEVVERGQIPHSKLLRAEFKEDLYHEMDMLKVKEGEPVLLVERIRFADEIPIALERTCWPKEIGDILIKCDLNQARYYEVLEQYNYYLKSANEKITAINATINEADSLGIRPGEALLEMTRLSLGVNDHPIEYTKTKYRSDKYHYNIELDR
- a CDS encoding diphosphate--fructose-6-phosphate 1-phosphotransferase, producing the protein MKKIAIGQAGGPTTVINSTLAGFVKEMRSDFSLFFIRNGYEGLVRDDLMEGNEENTNWVLRHQNVPGACLGSGRYPFTDENIEKAVGNLRRHSIEILVFIGGNGTMEALYKVEKAAEDMGYGLQVIGLPKTVDNDIGCTDHAPGFGSSARYVAQATRDISRDLHAMQNFEQVRILETMGRNAGWLAAASGLLKTFEEEGPHFIALPERPLKQLELLSSVEEAVRKYGCATVVVSEGVSWCDGVQVKREKVKGRPILGGISEEVETFIKKELNVTVRSELLGINQRSSSQSVSSLDQYESFLTGITGGKWVKEGWTGMMVSIQRDDDVRYNVDMKPVQLEDVVKAGERVMPADFIDNRERYYKWLRPLVGDELPTYPPPIQRRDLYVDQQI